The following proteins are encoded in a genomic region of Aquipuribacter hungaricus:
- the nuoK gene encoding NADH-quinone oxidoreductase subunit NuoK — MDAVYWVYLSVVLFTIGGAVVLARRNAIVVFMGVELMLNAANLAFVAFARINGDLTGQTVALFVMLVAAAEVVIGLAIIMAIFRTRRSASVDDANLLKY, encoded by the coding sequence GTGGACGCCGTGTACTGGGTCTACCTGTCCGTCGTGCTGTTCACCATCGGCGGGGCCGTCGTCCTCGCCCGGCGCAACGCGATCGTCGTGTTCATGGGCGTGGAGCTCATGCTCAACGCCGCGAACCTCGCCTTCGTGGCGTTCGCGCGCATCAACGGCGACCTCACCGGCCAGACCGTGGCCCTGTTCGTCATGCTCGTCGCCGCCGCCGAGGTGGTCATCGGGCTCGCGATCATCATGGCCATCTTCCGCACCCGCAGGTCCGCGTCGGTCGACGACGCCAACCTGCTGAAGTACTGA